ttttttttggggggggggggggggggggggaggcaaTGGTGATGAGCTCTAGAATTTACAGTAGCTTTTACTTCTCATAAATTTTTCAACTTGATGAAGGTAAAACTTGTTTCTATGCTTTGGGTATAAGCCCGAGAAAGACTTGAATGGTGGGCTAGTTGGCACCTTTTGTGGATGTGGTTCAAAACGTTGAAATTCTGTCAAATTTACTTTTCTGATATGCTGCTGAATATTTGAAAATCAGAATCCTTTCAAAGATAAGTAATTAAGAACACCAATGAATTTTTTTGTCTTACTTAATGCGTGTTTTGGTAGAATTTAGATTTCTATACTTTCTCTGTGGCCATCCTAACTGTTCTAATTTGGCTTCTCATTATTTTTCTTCCTAGGCCTGCAAAAATATTTTgcatatcattttccattttctagctctattttattttctatacaaCCTATGTCATAttctgttttaaatttaattcataATGACGACATTGGTCACGGCTGTCCAGTTGGTTAGGCCTTCAGTTCATTTTCCATTGACGAAGTGGCTATAGTGATCAAGACATTTAGTGGttcaaattcatcaatttcaatggTCTAGCTTCTATTTCCTCTCATTCTGTGCAGGTCGCATCATCCTCAAAAGATTCACTCTTGAAATGCTTCAGTAAAGTTCCTCAACCAAAAACCCTAACTAATTgaaccaaaaaaggaaaaagaaaaaatgtttcTTTACTGATTTCTGTAGGTGTGtctatatcatttttgtttatatatttatttgtttgtgtaTTAACCAGATGTCAATCTTTTCAGCATTGCTGTTTACAAGGCATTGTACAAGAGTTTTGGAGGCTTTGCTGCAGATGTAGTTGCTGCTATAGACCAGGTAGATATTATTGGTCTTTCACTGCTAATAGTCTTCTTCTGTCATTCATGATGTACCCTGCTAGGAGGTTTTGAACCTGGCATGGTAACATATGACATTCTCGACAATAAGCTTTGTTGCTAGTTCTCTTTGTCCCGATTTAGTGGTAAATCAATGCTAATTTGGAGAGATTTTTggattcttttgtatttttcccTTGATATAGGCACTGTTGGTTGCATATCTTTTATCTGTAACCATTTGCATTTCTGTATCATGTTCTTTCAGTCCATAAGATCTCCACCGAAATACTTTTCAGAAAGTGGGTGTCAATGAATCTATTCATCTTTCGTAGAATAGTTTTAAGCCCTTCTATTCAACATTCATCCATAAGCGAATATCTATCTGTGCCACTAAACTAGAAAATGTGCATTTCAGGCAGCTCTGGATGGGGTTGACATAATAAGCTTATCGATCACGCCTAATCGACGTCCTCCTGGTGTTGCAACATTTTTTAATCCCATAGACATGGCCTTGTTATCTGCCGTAAAGGCTGGTATTTTTGTTGTGCAAGCTGCTGGCAATACTGGACCATCACCTAAGAGCATGTCTTCCTTCAGTCCTTGGATCTTTACTGTTGGTGCTGCATCTCATGATAGAGGCTACAGTAACTCTATAATCCTTGGCAATAATGTAACCATTCCTGGAGTTGGGCTTGCACGTAAGTTTGTTTTTCAAGTATCAAGCTCATCTCTTCATCCCTTTTCATTCCCTTTATAGGCCAAGTTACTCAGAATTAGAAATCAATGAACACCTCTTTCATTCCCTCTATAAATGATCATGTAACAATACATTCTTTCTTTATCCATTCTAATAATTTAACTTTGTTGGGAAAAGGAATTCATAGTGACACGACACCAGCTATAATTTACAGTTATTCAAGGTCCTCCATATTCTAGTCAATCACCATTGGGAATATAATGAGGGTGTGTCATGTACCATCAATTGTTCATCTTTTCAAAATATTAGAAAGGATAGAAAATATATCTGTTCAGAATGTTTCAGttatttcaaaaggaaaatgatttgtgcaAGCCCCAGGCATGCAAGCTCTGTGCATGCCTTTAAAAAAAGTGGGACCcaataaaaaaatctgtttttttatttttttatgatctcCCTTTTTACAAAGGGCTTGTGCACCCTGACTTGTATTTAGCATTACTTATCACAGTGAGGATTAGGAATAGATGCCTTCTGCTTCCCTTACACCTGTATTTCAGTTTCCACCTTCTATCCTCTCACATAGCTAGCTCTGTATTATGAGTTAAGGTGCAAGATGGGAACTTTATTAGTTTATTTCATGGTGTAGGGATGCCAAATATGAGATTCTTTTATGTATTTGAGTATTAATCTAAACTTCTATTCCACCTGAATACACATCAATTTGAAGGGGAGGGCTGCAACCTAGGCGGCAACCCTGTTATTGTTGAAAATCAAGTATCCACTTGGATACTACTCCAGAGGAAGACAGGGTTTGAAAACTGTGATATGAATAGTTTGAAAAAACACTATATGTCCAATCctattattattctttcttGACTTCAGAATAATCAGAGTTCAGTACTTATcaggataaaataaaaaagaatggtTAGAGTTCCCTTATATGTGCTTAAATACTATACTTCTTTGCTTTTGCTACTTGCATTTGttttattcatgtataattcattttttgtgtttaaataattatgaagcTGTTGCCCAAGTTTTTACTAGATagagaaatttgagcactaagTCCTCTTGCAATTGTGGGCCTTGGAATCACCCAGGCATCTTTCAGTGGAGTATGTGGTTAAGATGCACATGctcagaggaaaaaaaaaaaaagattaggaGATGTGCATGAGAATTCTAAACCTGTTTGTCCAATTTGACGATGGTTGATGGATGGTATTTGAACAGTATGTGGTCCATAACCTGTATATATTACCATCTCAAACAGACTATTGACGGTCCAACCTGCTCTCATATCTGTTTTTATTGACACATTGCTTTCAGCACTAGGTTACATCAATATTTATCTGATCTTTGCATAATGGACATTATGGCTAATGTCTTATGCATGCATTTGCAACTTTGATGTATATACACGAATGCACCcaaaaattaattgaaagataagctgatttatttcttgtttgttCAGCTGGAACTGATACTGCGTACAAACTGATATCTGCAATTCATGCTTTAAACAATGAGAGTTCGGTTTCCAGTGATATGTACGTGAGTGAATGCCAAGGCTCAAGTAACTTCAATCAAGATCTTGTCCAAGGGAACCTTTTGATCTGTAGCTATTCAATACGATTTGTGCTTGGGCTCTCAACTATCAATCAGGCCTTACAAACTGCCAAAAACCTCAGTGCAGTTGGTGttgtgttctacatggatccttttgTAATTGGTTTTCAGCTTAATCCAGTTCCACTGAACATGCCTGGCATCATAATTCCATCACCAGATGATTCCAAGGTGTGTGGCCTGTGTCTATTGTGTGTGGTTTTGTGTTCTgtttcatcattttcaaaacttatGACTTTAGATGGAACCTGAGTGATTAATTTGGTTGTATGTAGcaatctctgtctctctctctccggtgCTAACTTTTTATGAGCTATCTAACAGATTTTACTCCGATATTACAATTCTTCTTTGGAGAGAGATGGGCTTACAAAGAAAATTATTAGATACGGGGCAGTTGCATGCATTGTTGGTGGATTAAAAGCAAACTACAGTAATTCTGCGCCAAAGGTAATGTATTATTCAGCCAGAGGACCAGATCCAGAAGACAATTTTCTTATGGAAGCTGACATAATGAAACCCAACTTGGTAGCTCCTGGGAATTTCATATGGGCTGCTTGGAGTTCTCTTGGCACTGACTCAGTTGAATTCCAAGGTATAAATATGCATGCCATGACATGGCAATTGCGATTCGTaaggaaaatgattttcataaacaaaaattttgttcCCTCTAAATTTCAaggtttaaatataatttgaaacTCACATTACAAATTAACTAATAACCTTTATTCACAATTAGGTGAAAGCTTTGCAATGATGTCTGGTACGAGCATGGCTGCTCCTCATGTTGCTGGGCTGGCAGCACTAATTAAGCAAAAGTTCCCTAGTTTCAGTCCTTCAGCAATTGCATCTGCTCTTTCCACCACTGCTTCTCTATGCGACAAGACTGGTCAACCAATAATGGCTCAGCGTGCCTATGCCAACCCAGATCTGAACCAGTCTCCAGCAACACCATTTGACATGGGTAGTGGTTTTGTGAATGCAACTGCAGCACTGGATCCGGGTTTGATTTTTTACTCCAGTAAGTCTACTTACATATATACATCTTGTGTGCTTGGATTATGCCTTTTgcgtttttttaataaaatgttcAATTACTGATGTGGTTGGGATATTGTGAAGGTTGATTTTTCCTTGGATTTAAATTTGGTACAagcttttagtttttattatcatttcatTTTGGATTTCACTTGGAAAAATTTAGTCCatataaatatgataaatagaCATATAGGttcctttttattaaaaaaaaaatgagtttcaTGTATTATATGTTAAGGAAATTCTGTAAGTGTTTCGTGGACCATCTGTAGCTGTGAATTACAATGGTTGTTTAGATGGCCCATAAATTGCTGTTATGCCAAAAATGCAAGTGAGCATCTGAATGGTACTTTAAATTGAATCAAATTTCTACTTATTGTTGCACTTTGTATCTGTCACACACAAAAAGCCTAAGTCTGTTTCGGCCAACTTTATTGTGTTTCCTGGAAAAATTGGCATCTTTGTCCGGCATCAAACGAGATTTAAGGCAGTTGAAAATGCTAGATTTAAAGCTTATGATGAGCTTTATATGGACTTGCTAAAATACGGAAAAACTAGAGACTAGTATTCAATGAGGATAGAGGAGTTTAAGTAAAAGAAGCAATTAAAGAAAGATGGAGCATCTATGTTGATTGACTTTCTGAGGCAGAAGTCAAGAATCAATCAAGAATTGGCTGCACCTAGTTATTTTCTCATGTGAAATAAGTTTATAGCAAATATTATCTCGCATTATAATTTTCTGTCCATGGGAGGGTTCCTCTCATGGAATGTTAAATGCAGTCATGAGCTTTATTTTAATCTCTAAATTGACGTAATTAACCTCTAGGGGTTAGTTCAGAAGTGGTAAGAActttggtcttggtggtatccTTCCTCTGGATTTAAGGTTGgaacccttgggtgcaaacaatttctaggggccatgTCCCATTGgtatgcaaacaatttctaggggccatgTCCCATTGGTATGAAGCCGATGATTTTCCTGTTTTGTGTGATGGGTACGCATTACACAGGTCCAGGACCAGGTAAAAGACATTAAAGACTTGTTGCATTTGCTCGATTACCAGAATTTCTCATCATCAAAAATGTATGTTAACATCGTTTAGTTGCCATATTGCATATAGAATAATCAGATAATGATAAGGTATAAAACAATTGCATCTCTATTCTATCTGTccccatccccccccccccccccccccccacaaaaaaaaaaaaaaaaattttgaatatcaatCGAAATTCTTGAATAGTGCTTTTCCATGCCAATTAATGCATCTGATTCAAAGTCTTTGTGCCTTTTATTGTAGGTTATGATGACTATATGCAGTTCCTTTGCGGCATTAATGGATCTGCTCCTGTGGTTTTGAATTACACTGGTCAAAACTGTTGGGTTTATAATTCTACCATCAATGGAGCTGACCTGAACTTGCCCTCCATCATGATATCAAAACTGAACCAGTCTACAACAGTACAGAGATCAGTGATCAACATTGCTGGAAATGAGACTTACAATGTTGGTTGGAGTCCTCCTTTTGGGGTATCTGTTGAAGTGGTTCCAACGCGCTTCACTATTGCAAGTGGGGAGAGACAGATCATAAGTGTATACCTCAATGCAACTATGAACAGTTCTGTTGCCAGCTTTGGGAGAATCGGACTCTTTGGAAATCAAGGTCATAGTGTCAACATTCCTCTATCAGTCGGCGTTCTAATCTCATCAAACATTACTAATGGCTGATGATGTTATGTAgtgttttcttgtttgtttgttttgttttccttttcttttcttgtgttTCATAATTctcatttcttctctctttttttttttttttttttttcccttttatttggTATTGCCTGatctattaaccatttttttattcattaccaTGTAAATGTTCATGAAGCATCTTTTGCTAACATAGATACAATGGTTGAATGATAACCAgagtcatctctctctctctctctctctctctctctctcaatttgaaCTTTAAAGCAAACCATGGAGACGATTTTAACATTGAGCAGTGTGCTAAATGTATCTACAATTTTACGTACAATATTATAAGTACTGAatgatagttttattttatcagtattttttttttaatttgaatttcaaattttaaaattttcacaatttTCATTAGCTGACACATCAGTATGTATTCATATAcaagtaaaattgtaaatataaatagtattttCCTTTAACATTAACCCTTTTGATTACAAAGAAACATTACGTTTTATATATACTTTGTTTATTTAAGAAACTCAAGGCTTTCTAATAAGCTCAAGTTAACTGTAAACTAATCACTTCAAGCATGTTAAAGTTCATCTTGCTTTGGTTGTGCATATCCCCATTTATGTAGTGGTTGCTaatagcaaaatatatataaaaaaagtagtcattttaattaataaataaataaaaaataagtactGCAGTTTTCTCCATGTGACTTAAAACAATTTCACAGCTTAGTTCCTCAATACCGGACATTACttcttataataatattattgcaAGATTAAGGCTGTAAATGAGCAGATTGGAAAGCACGTCAGAGAGTTATAAATCAACTAGTTTCATGCATGTTGGGGCTGATCATCAGTACATGATCTCTAAATATTACATGGTCTTTCAAGCTCTACCGAATAGCAAGGTAAAGCAAGCTTGGCTGCTCTCATGAATATCTCCTCAACTTTTCCAGGAACTTAATTATGTTGGCCACCTCAGAACAAATGATCATCTGATCGATAACTACTTAACAgtgaaagaaaaggaaactcgTGTATTACAAATAGGGCTGAGCAAAAATCCGAaaatctgactccgactccgatgatccgactccgactccgactccgcatccgactccgctccgctaatgtacatattttataaataataaatgtgtttttctatatattaatcatataaatataaatataataacatgtaatattaatgtataaatactaaaatgcttaataacatgtaacattataatactaatgtataatataacatataacactaatatataagtaataaatttataatagcatttaatactaatgtataaaaattaaaattgattatatagattttatataactatatcttatatatta
This sequence is a window from Carya illinoinensis cultivar Pawnee chromosome 9, C.illinoinensisPawnee_v1, whole genome shotgun sequence. Protein-coding genes within it:
- the LOC122277228 gene encoding subtilisin-like protease SBT2.2, whose product is MESIYWAHLVVVLCLGTFVSCLCQNDSDANFSAVYIVTLRQASAAHYYGELTRGDGASLKYSSSGRLNIHKPRFGNISRTDRRYNSYIARVHDTLLRRVLRGEQYLKLYSYRYLINGFAVLVTPGQAEKLSRRREVANVILDFSVRTATTHTPQFLGLPRGAWTEVGGFESAGEGIVIGFVDTGIDPTHPSFADNISEHPYPVPSHFSGICEVTRDFPSGSCNRKLIGARHFAASAITRGIFNATQDYASPFDGDGHGTHTASVAAGNHGIPVVVAEHHFGNASGMAPHSHIAVYKALYKSFGGFAADVVAAIDQAALDGVDIISLSITPNRRPPGVATFFNPIDMALLSAVKAGIFVVQAAGNTGPSPKSMSSFSPWIFTVGAASHDRGYSNSIILGNNVTIPGVGLAPGTDTAYKLISAIHALNNESSVSSDMYVSECQGSSNFNQDLVQGNLLICSYSIRFVLGLSTINQALQTAKNLSAVGVVFYMDPFVIGFQLNPVPLNMPGIIIPSPDDSKILLRYYNSSLERDGLTKKIIRYGAVACIVGGLKANYSNSAPKVMYYSARGPDPEDNFLMEADIMKPNLVAPGNFIWAAWSSLGTDSVEFQGESFAMMSGTSMAAPHVAGLAALIKQKFPSFSPSAIASALSTTASLCDKTGQPIMAQRAYANPDLNQSPATPFDMGSGFVNATAALDPGLIFYSSYDDYMQFLCGINGSAPVVLNYTGQNCWVYNSTINGADLNLPSIMISKLNQSTTVQRSVINIAGNETYNVGWSPPFGVSVEVVPTRFTIASGERQIISVYLNATMNSSVASFGRIGLFGNQGHSVNIPLSVGVLISSNITNG